In Methanosarcina barkeri MS, a single window of DNA contains:
- a CDS encoding TIGR02556 family CRISPR-associated protein, with amino-acid sequence MIETICNIGKTIQDIEGEKDLIDLWQKEENGDYELIIDVNICDDSVSIDTRDFEKRVFRDGLLYTQGNWFVGALVKKDSLKDNRIKDSLKFIDVSLERFNEVKQLLDSKVKEYEGVNFVVLFMKNNQKPIEISKQKFLDEIEKNGLRKTSSPGNCHICGQHTDTLYDSITYKCYTNDKGIFSNTDGLSYGICKCCIQHILFGRQHVDTFLKTWWGGSEILFLPHDYNEEVKMIFEFSNIGDVKEGRNLLSNLRENEAEVMEEVGKCDTDVDILFISAPAGKSEWKITYNIRDVMPSRFTTIAELERKYKTRSGNHLAIWQVLSNLLGNSSKPGEIFNTNEAKNFLKNIFHGNKINRNLFFSRAMGKYKHDYFAGYKSNIFTIHRVYNFLVDCGCLDKGWNFVEQDGRGYSMVKYENVEEFFEINKEFFDSDVKKAWFLLGRLYGNMVYESKKYKGGDDKQNTESYLEKNFFFGRKYDFKTFVYFTNQCSELMYKYGVQNKGYLKDLISSSKELMGRGDEKLSSDEAKYIFFWGMQQWIGKSKDDTADDEGADE; translated from the coding sequence ATGATTGAAACTATTTGCAACATCGGGAAGACGATCCAGGACATTGAAGGTGAAAAAGATCTGATCGATTTATGGCAAAAAGAAGAAAATGGTGATTATGAATTAATTATTGATGTCAATATATGCGATGATTCTGTTTCTATAGATACAAGAGATTTTGAAAAACGAGTTTTCAGGGATGGACTGCTATATACACAGGGTAACTGGTTTGTTGGAGCCCTTGTCAAAAAAGATTCTTTAAAAGATAACAGAATCAAAGATTCATTAAAATTTATTGACGTTTCTCTTGAAAGGTTCAATGAAGTCAAACAATTACTAGATTCTAAAGTTAAAGAGTATGAAGGAGTAAATTTTGTTGTACTTTTCATGAAAAACAACCAAAAACCAATCGAAATCTCGAAACAGAAATTTCTGGATGAAATTGAAAAAAACGGATTGAGAAAAACATCCTCACCCGGAAATTGTCATATATGTGGTCAGCACACGGACACGCTGTATGATAGCATTACGTATAAATGCTATACTAATGACAAAGGAATTTTTTCAAATACAGATGGCCTTTCTTATGGCATCTGTAAATGTTGCATTCAACACATACTTTTCGGAAGGCAACACGTAGACACGTTTCTTAAGACCTGGTGGGGTGGAAGTGAAATTTTATTCCTGCCTCATGATTATAATGAAGAAGTCAAAATGATTTTTGAATTCTCCAATATAGGAGATGTAAAAGAAGGTCGAAATCTTCTTAGTAACCTTCGGGAAAACGAAGCTGAAGTCATGGAAGAGGTAGGAAAATGTGATACTGATGTTGATATTCTTTTCATTTCAGCTCCTGCGGGAAAATCTGAATGGAAAATAACCTACAACATAAGAGATGTAATGCCTTCAAGGTTCACAACCATCGCAGAACTTGAAAGAAAATACAAGACCAGATCCGGAAATCATCTAGCTATCTGGCAGGTGCTCTCTAATTTACTTGGGAATTCTTCAAAACCAGGTGAAATTTTCAACACGAATGAAGCTAAGAACTTCCTGAAAAATATATTCCATGGAAACAAAATAAACCGGAATCTTTTCTTTTCCCGAGCAATGGGAAAATACAAGCATGATTATTTTGCAGGATACAAATCGAACATCTTCACGATCCATCGGGTATATAATTTCCTTGTAGATTGTGGTTGTCTTGACAAAGGTTGGAATTTTGTTGAACAAGATGGTAGAGGTTACAGTATGGTAAAATATGAAAATGTTGAAGAGTTCTTTGAAATAAACAAAGAATTCTTTGATAGTGATGTGAAAAAAGCGTGGTTTTTGCTAGGTCGTCTTTATGGAAATATGGTATACGAATCTAAAAAATACAAGGGAGGAGACGACAAACAAAATACTGAGTCATACCTTGAAAAGAATTTCTTCTTCGGAAGGAAGTACGATTTCAAGACATTTGTTTACTTCACAAACCAATGTTCAGAACTGATGTACAAATATGGAGTGCAGAATAAAGGATATTTAAAAGACCTGATTTCTTCCTCAAAAGAGCTTATGGGAAGGGGTGATGAAAAATTATCCAGTGACGAAGCTAAATACATTTTTTTCTGGGGAATGCAGCAATGGATTGGGAAATCAAAAGATGATACTGCAGATGATGAAGGAGCTGATGAATAA
- the csa3 gene encoding CRISPR-associated CARF protein Csa3, translating into MSKLTLISTIYSLEPVIICVTRLSPSKIILLSEEGAPEKKVQSEEMIEKTFKNALEVEKKYTSVYDTVRVAKDVSELIEQEHASGNQVIVNVSGGRKPQAFGALFGAYARNDMVQRVVYVTEEDSFMIDFPVLSFNLSETKKLILEEIQNGVSSVTKIAATAGISKGMTYNHLRELKAMGYIIDGENGYIITDAGRIASI; encoded by the coding sequence ATGTCAAAGCTTACACTCATCTCTACAATATATTCCCTTGAGCCTGTAATCATCTGCGTGACCAGGCTTTCCCCTTCAAAAATTATACTGTTGTCAGAGGAAGGGGCACCTGAAAAGAAGGTGCAGTCTGAAGAAATGATCGAAAAAACGTTTAAAAATGCTCTCGAAGTTGAGAAAAAGTATACGTCTGTTTATGACACTGTGCGCGTAGCAAAAGACGTTTCAGAATTGATTGAACAGGAACATGCCAGTGGCAATCAGGTAATTGTAAATGTGTCTGGCGGACGAAAGCCACAAGCTTTTGGAGCGCTTTTTGGGGCGTATGCAAGAAACGATATGGTACAAAGAGTTGTGTATGTGACCGAAGAAGACAGTTTCATGATTGATTTTCCGGTGTTGAGCTTTAACCTCTCGGAAACAAAGAAATTGATACTTGAAGAGATCCAGAACGGAGTTTCTTCGGTTACCAAGATTGCGGCGACTGCCGGAATTTCTAAAGGAATGACTTACAACCATCTTCGGGAACTGAAAGCAATGGGATATATAATCGATGGGGAAAATGGATATATTATAACGGATGCGGGAAGAATCGCCTCGATTTGA
- a CDS encoding DNA alkylation repair protein, with the protein MEHNIIPRMREELSLNVDEKTKASSSRFFKEEIRCYGVKSALVGRIAKNYYNEIKSEDKKEIFDLCEELFRSDYCEEAFIAADWAYLIRNDYSEDDFFTFEHWIENYVNNWAKCDTLCNHAVGSFIEKFPEYVEKLKVWALSDNRWVRRAAAVTLILPARKGNFLNEVFEISDLLLKDGDDLVQKGYGWMLKEASKSHRQEVFEYVMNNKKEMPRTALRYAIEKMPPDLRARAMEKNWKK; encoded by the coding sequence GTGGAACACAATATTATACCCAGGATGAGAGAGGAGCTATCCCTCAACGTTGATGAGAAAACAAAAGCCAGTTCGTCTCGCTTTTTTAAAGAAGAAATCCGCTGCTATGGAGTAAAGTCTGCGCTTGTGGGAAGAATTGCGAAAAATTACTATAATGAAATAAAGTCCGAAGACAAAAAAGAAATCTTTGACCTGTGTGAGGAACTTTTTCGGTCCGATTACTGCGAGGAAGCCTTTATTGCAGCCGATTGGGCTTACCTTATCAGAAATGATTACTCTGAGGACGACTTCTTTACCTTTGAGCACTGGATTGAAAACTACGTTAACAACTGGGCAAAGTGTGACACCCTCTGCAACCATGCAGTGGGCTCTTTTATAGAGAAATTCCCAGAGTATGTGGAAAAACTCAAGGTCTGGGCTCTGTCGGACAACAGGTGGGTAAGACGAGCGGCTGCAGTAACTCTGATCCTGCCTGCCCGAAAAGGCAATTTCCTTAACGAGGTTTTTGAAATCTCCGATCTCCTGCTCAAAGACGGAGATGATCTGGTCCAGAAAGGCTACGGCTGGATGCTCAAAGAAGCCAGCAAATCCCATAGGCAGGAAGTCTTCGAATACGTGATGAATAACAAAAAAGAGATGCCCAGAACCGCCCTCAGATATGCAATCGAGAAAATGCCACCAGATTTGAGAGCCAGAGCTATGGAAAAAAACTGGAAAAAATAA
- a CDS encoding GNAT family N-acetyltransferase: protein MPKVKIRPQELFDSKCFFDIITRTNLEFIEFPIKTLEEERYFLGLNEAKRKANFEYNFSVLYYGRLVGACGIKIDQHRPWIGEIGYFIDRDYQRIGTATEAVKQLEKIGFEQLDLHRIIILMDTRNLASERVAQKCGYKKEGTMEKVHRIGEDYYDCFLYAKIR from the coding sequence ATGCCCAAAGTAAAAATTCGCCCTCAGGAACTCTTTGATTCCAAATGTTTCTTTGACATAATTACACGTACAAATCTCGAATTCATTGAGTTTCCTATAAAAACACTTGAAGAAGAAAGGTATTTTCTGGGTCTAAATGAAGCTAAAAGAAAGGCTAACTTTGAGTACAATTTTTCCGTTCTCTATTACGGAAGACTTGTAGGAGCCTGCGGGATAAAGATCGACCAGCACAGACCCTGGATAGGAGAAATTGGGTACTTCATTGACAGAGATTATCAGAGAATAGGGACTGCAACCGAAGCTGTAAAACAGCTTGAAAAGATCGGGTTTGAGCAACTGGATTTACATAGAATTATCATCCTTATGGACACCCGGAACCTTGCAAGCGAGCGCGTAGCTCAGAAATGTGGGTACAAAAAAGAAGGTACAATGGAAAAAGTCCACCGCATAGGGGAAGATTATTACGACTGTTTCCTTTATGCGAAAATCAGGTAA
- a CDS encoding ABC transporter ATP-binding protein: MVKMTQNVDFSGKTDSPSLLEMKNVTVVRGGRKILDSVSLSIEQGEHVAIIGPNGSGKSSLIKTFTKEYHPLAAADGLILNIMGKGTWNVFELRKLLGIVSGDLQQTYFRQVSVLDVVLSGFFSSIGIYYNHEVTPEMETRAKEVLEFLEISHLEDRMMSELSSGEARRVLIGRALVHDPEALILDEPTNSLDLKALHSFREIIRKIAGSGKSIILVTHALEDIIPEINRVILIRNGKIFMDGKKQEILTDSNLSELFSLPVEVVKKNGYYQALI, encoded by the coding sequence ATGGTAAAAATGACTCAAAACGTGGACTTTTCAGGGAAGACTGATTCTCCTTCCTTGCTGGAAATGAAAAATGTAACCGTCGTCAGAGGCGGGAGAAAAATCCTTGATTCGGTGTCCCTGTCAATTGAGCAGGGAGAACATGTTGCAATTATCGGGCCTAATGGTTCCGGAAAATCCTCCCTGATCAAGACATTTACAAAGGAATATCACCCGCTTGCAGCAGCCGATGGGCTTATTCTGAATATCATGGGCAAAGGGACCTGGAATGTCTTTGAGCTAAGAAAACTGCTCGGGATAGTCTCAGGAGACCTTCAGCAGACCTACTTCCGTCAGGTTAGTGTGCTGGATGTCGTACTCTCAGGGTTTTTCAGCAGCATAGGAATTTACTATAACCATGAAGTTACCCCTGAAATGGAAACCAGAGCAAAGGAAGTGCTTGAGTTTCTTGAGATTTCCCACCTTGAAGACAGGATGATGTCTGAACTTTCTTCAGGAGAAGCCAGGAGGGTACTCATAGGAAGAGCCCTTGTACATGACCCTGAAGCCCTTATTTTAGATGAGCCTACAAATAGCCTTGACCTCAAAGCCCTTCACAGCTTCCGCGAAATTATCCGGAAAATTGCCGGCTCGGGAAAGAGCATTATTCTCGTTACTCACGCCCTTGAAGATATCATTCCCGAAATTAACCGTGTAATCCTCATCAGAAATGGAAAAATCTTCATGGATGGAAAAAAGCAGGAAATACTGACCGACTCAAACCTCTCGGAATTGTTTTCTCTCCCGGTCGAAGTTGTGAAGAAGAATGGTTACTACCAGGCCCTGATCTGA
- a CDS encoding glycosyltransferase, with protein MGKHFVIIAGEEAGPKSNKMGGIWNVIHEEAQTLAALFDSGQLDTKEDKEILVVGPYYAHRGADWNRGLNRITEMKEFDSLNPGEELRKSLESLENSGIKVFTGSKFVGRTKIGYLQFQTSDFGKIRSMYKGNEMNLESRIKSEAYEHLGLDSLRYENMSNGPEYTHYLCLSYAVSELVRLLLSTASESSEIPDAASTHASTHSSIPCPRVSLHCHEFGVFYAPARLKKLGIPVNTVATLHATLPGRTAGYNTIQKRRNNDSTWPSGVPENLAALEALAAYADTVTAVGESTRQEARLFYGINGIVIRNGITIESDKIDWDLKESSLKRIRKFLSENLYKYHGGERIEPEKIIPIFTISRLEVENKGYPDLLDSLVALEHIIKNNILEGHMQEEIRVICFLVTAEGSKTNLPSGFPVNLPKEVLVGNELRIQQMIEDRGLDFSKMVRGKRSVAALLYPQILSSSDGGLGMEVEEFMAGCCAGIFPSRYDPFLLTGLEAGKEGTPSVVSRVCGFSDAIKTIESLKEALGGVIVVDNIGLSYYEIILDYALAVSYFTRNFIEDRVKYKLLCREAFLLAKDMGWKAPTEQYYELISGARFCKQ; from the coding sequence TTGGGAAAGCATTTTGTCATAATTGCCGGAGAAGAAGCAGGCCCTAAATCAAATAAAATGGGCGGGATCTGGAATGTTATTCATGAAGAGGCACAAACCCTTGCTGCTCTTTTCGATTCGGGGCAATTGGATACAAAAGAAGATAAAGAAATACTTGTTGTGGGCCCTTATTATGCGCACAGGGGCGCGGACTGGAATCGGGGGTTAAATCGAATTACGGAGATGAAGGAATTTGACTCCCTTAACCCCGGCGAAGAACTTCGTAAAAGCCTTGAATCCCTTGAAAACTCAGGTATCAAGGTGTTTACAGGATCCAAGTTCGTGGGGAGAACGAAGATAGGTTATTTGCAGTTTCAAACCTCTGATTTTGGAAAAATACGCTCTATGTATAAGGGAAATGAGATGAACCTTGAAAGTAGGATCAAATCTGAAGCCTACGAGCACCTTGGGCTTGACTCCCTGAGATACGAGAATATGTCAAACGGGCCTGAGTATACCCATTACCTATGCCTGTCCTATGCAGTTTCAGAGCTTGTCAGGCTCCTGCTAAGCACAGCTTCGGAAAGTTCCGAAATTCCCGACGCAGCTTCAACTCATGCTTCAACTCATAGTTCTATTCCCTGCCCAAGAGTCTCTCTGCACTGCCATGAATTTGGGGTGTTTTATGCGCCAGCTAGACTTAAGAAACTCGGAATTCCAGTAAATACTGTTGCAACTCTACACGCAACTCTGCCTGGAAGGACTGCAGGATACAATACTATCCAGAAAAGAAGGAATAATGACAGCACATGGCCTTCAGGTGTGCCTGAAAACCTGGCCGCCCTTGAAGCGCTGGCTGCATATGCCGATACGGTTACTGCAGTAGGAGAATCGACTCGACAGGAAGCAAGGCTCTTTTATGGGATTAATGGAATTGTGATCCGAAACGGAATAACCATAGAATCCGACAAGATAGACTGGGATCTTAAAGAAAGCTCCCTTAAACGAATCAGAAAATTCCTTTCCGAAAACCTGTATAAGTACCATGGAGGGGAAAGGATCGAACCCGAAAAGATAATCCCGATTTTCACAATCTCTCGTCTGGAGGTGGAAAATAAAGGATATCCGGATCTTCTCGATTCCCTTGTTGCGCTTGAGCACATAATAAAAAATAACATTCTCGAAGGGCATATGCAGGAGGAAATCAGGGTAATCTGTTTCCTTGTTACGGCTGAAGGGTCAAAAACAAACCTTCCGTCAGGATTTCCTGTAAACCTGCCAAAAGAAGTGCTTGTAGGAAACGAACTGAGAATCCAGCAGATGATTGAGGATAGGGGGCTGGATTTTTCGAAAATGGTAAGGGGAAAACGCTCGGTTGCAGCACTTTTATACCCCCAGATTCTTTCAAGCTCGGATGGAGGGTTGGGTATGGAAGTTGAGGAATTTATGGCAGGCTGCTGTGCAGGTATTTTTCCCTCGCGTTATGATCCCTTCCTGCTCACAGGGCTTGAAGCCGGAAAAGAAGGAACCCCAAGTGTGGTCAGTCGGGTATGCGGCTTCAGTGATGCCATAAAGACAATTGAGTCCCTTAAAGAAGCGCTTGGAGGAGTGATAGTAGTGGACAATATCGGTCTTTCCTACTATGAAATAATCCTTGATTATGCCCTGGCAGTCAGTTATTTTACACGGAATTTCATAGAAGATAGGGTAAAGTATAAACTCCTCTGCAGGGAAGCATTCCTCCTTGCAAAAGATATGGGCTGGAAAGCTCCTACTGAACAGTATTATGAACTGATAAGCGGGGCTCGGTTCTGCAAACAGTAA
- a CDS encoding galactose-1-phosphate uridylyltransferase yields MSEIRKHYFLSEYCIIAEERAKRPSDFAVADENSEKHSSKNCFFCGGAEENTPLATAVYKNGKIYSDTPEKRVRDWDFRCFPNLYPALSPVPESPEQEENELQAEPGYGFHEVIVETPLHGTRLEDFSNSEISELMQVYRDRTCNYATRENIRYVSLFKNSGEKAGASINHSHSQLLALPFCPSPLVRELKVIRKIEKCPYCAIYDLEKASPRLISKNSEWIAFTPYSSMGPFEVWFLPQKHVSFLGDCSDKLLFALGDILKATLKSYGRILGKPSFNYMFYQLSESPEYHLNLRLLPRITAHAGFELGTGTYINTVSPERAASYLR; encoded by the coding sequence ATGTCAGAAATCAGAAAGCATTACTTTCTTTCCGAGTACTGTATAATTGCCGAAGAAAGAGCTAAAAGGCCTTCGGATTTTGCAGTCGCAGACGAAAACAGCGAGAAACACAGCTCTAAAAACTGCTTTTTCTGCGGAGGAGCCGAGGAAAATACCCCTCTTGCCACTGCTGTCTATAAAAATGGGAAAATCTATTCAGATACCCCTGAAAAAAGGGTACGAGACTGGGATTTCCGCTGCTTTCCTAACCTTTATCCTGCCCTTTCACCTGTGCCTGAGTCCCCAGAGCAGGAGGAAAACGAGCTGCAGGCTGAACCCGGGTATGGGTTTCACGAAGTTATCGTAGAGACACCTTTGCATGGGACAAGGCTTGAAGACTTTTCTAATTCTGAAATTTCAGAACTCATGCAGGTCTATAGAGACCGTACATGTAATTACGCAACCCGTGAAAATATACGCTACGTTTCCCTGTTTAAAAATTCCGGGGAAAAAGCAGGGGCTTCTATTAACCACTCTCACAGCCAGCTTCTTGCCCTGCCGTTTTGTCCTTCTCCTCTAGTAAGGGAATTGAAGGTTATCAGAAAAATAGAGAAATGCCCTTACTGTGCCATTTATGACCTGGAAAAGGCGTCTCCACGTTTAATATCTAAAAACAGCGAATGGATAGCCTTTACTCCTTATTCCTCAATGGGACCATTTGAAGTGTGGTTCCTTCCCCAAAAACATGTCAGTTTTCTTGGTGATTGTAGTGACAAACTTCTTTTTGCTCTGGGGGATATTCTGAAAGCCACTCTCAAAAGTTATGGACGAATTCTTGGAAAACCTTCCTTTAATTATATGTTTTACCAGCTTTCCGAATCTCCTGAATATCACCTGAACCTCCGTTTGCTCCCCAGGATTACTGCTCATGCGGGTTTTGAACTCGGTACAGGAACCTATATTAATACGGTTTCTCCGGAAAGGGCAGCCTCTTATTTGAGATAA
- a CDS encoding IS701 family transposase — MDINPPKCTDIDYINFLIAASNVFSCTEAARCYPDIANAPSHDAFTRCLQRQPPDTEALWEEVKSYVKLKGGYLIVDDSTLDKPYAEEIAFVRRMWSGKHHRTVKGIGLVTLVWTDGTTVIPIDFRIYNIDVDDKTKNDHFRDMLDKAEERGFNPKFVLFDTWYASVKNLKAIRQKEWHFLTRLKNNRLVNPDNKGNVPLETVDIPPKGRVVHLKAYGFVKVFRIVSKNGDTQHWVTDVQEMDEAKREDLAKKSWKIEEYHRGIKQFCGVEKCQARKEESQRAHIMFSLRAFLRLELQRIKSGISWFESAMKIRRVAVTEYLRNPQYTLN, encoded by the coding sequence ATGGACATAAATCCACCTAAGTGTACCGACATTGACTACATTAATTTTCTCATTGCGGCTTCTAACGTTTTTAGCTGTACTGAAGCTGCTAGATGTTATCCAGACATAGCTAATGCTCCTTCTCATGATGCTTTTACTCGTTGCCTTCAAAGGCAACCTCCAGACACGGAAGCACTATGGGAGGAAGTAAAAAGTTATGTCAAGCTTAAGGGAGGATACCTAATTGTTGATGATTCAACATTAGATAAACCATACGCAGAAGAAATTGCTTTTGTTCGTCGTATGTGGAGTGGAAAACATCATCGTACTGTAAAGGGAATAGGCCTGGTTACCTTAGTTTGGACTGACGGTACAACCGTTATACCTATCGATTTTCGAATTTATAACATCGATGTAGACGACAAAACAAAGAATGACCATTTCCGTGATATGCTTGACAAGGCCGAAGAACGTGGTTTTAATCCCAAATTCGTTTTATTTGATACATGGTATGCAAGTGTGAAAAACCTTAAAGCCATTAGACAGAAAGAGTGGCATTTCCTTACAAGATTGAAAAATAATCGTTTGGTAAATCCTGACAACAAGGGAAATGTGCCACTTGAAACAGTAGATATTCCTCCAAAAGGACGTGTGGTTCACCTCAAAGCATATGGATTTGTAAAGGTGTTTAGGATAGTTTCAAAAAATGGAGACACGCAACACTGGGTTACAGATGTGCAAGAGATGGATGAAGCAAAACGTGAAGATTTGGCAAAGAAGTCATGGAAAATTGAGGAATATCATAGGGGAATAAAACAGTTCTGTGGTGTCGAAAAATGTCAGGCAAGAAAGGAAGAATCACAAAGAGCACATATAATGTTCTCATTAAGAGCTTTTCTTAGACTGGAATTACAAAGAATCAAAAGTGGAATATCCTGGTTTGAAAGTGCTATGAAAATTAGAAGAGTGGCAGTGACAGAATACTTAAGGAATCCCCAATACACGTTAAATTAA
- a CDS encoding glycosyltransferase family 4 protein: MKKIRIGMFAWESLYSIRVGGISPHVSELSDALAAEGHEVHLFTRDHENKDEVINGVYYHKIACDQNGGIIEQMNHMCDGMYCRFLEVRESAGEFDVLHGHDWHPVNVLCRIKAQFGLPFVLTFHSTEWGRNGNRHGDWWEAKEISHREWLGGYESSEIIITSTILKEEIKQIYKIPDYKLWEIPNGINVGKIKRQINPGDVKRHYGIHPCLPVVLFTGRMSYQKGPDLLVEAAARVLKKRNAQFVLIGEGEMRSQCENQAHRLGIGNSCNFLGYAPDNTVIDWFNACDLVCVPSRNEPFGIVVLEAWDARKPVVASDAVALVENFRTGVIAHKEPSSIAWGLNYVLEGLGRNRMGEKGYDLIKKRYNWKTIAEKTFEVYKTVIEKHEVAAGKVS; this comes from the coding sequence ATGAAAAAGATTCGAATAGGAATGTTTGCCTGGGAAAGTTTGTATTCGATACGTGTAGGAGGGATTTCACCCCACGTGTCCGAGCTATCTGATGCTCTTGCAGCAGAGGGGCATGAGGTCCACCTGTTTACACGAGACCATGAAAACAAAGATGAGGTAATAAATGGGGTTTATTATCACAAAATTGCCTGTGACCAAAATGGAGGAATCATTGAGCAGATGAACCATATGTGTGATGGTATGTACTGCCGATTCCTCGAGGTGAGAGAAAGTGCAGGAGAATTTGATGTTCTACATGGCCACGACTGGCACCCTGTAAATGTGCTTTGCAGGATAAAAGCCCAGTTTGGACTGCCCTTTGTACTGACCTTTCACAGTACGGAATGGGGGCGTAACGGAAACCGCCATGGAGACTGGTGGGAGGCAAAGGAAATATCACACAGAGAATGGCTTGGAGGCTATGAATCTTCGGAGATTATCATAACCTCAACCATATTGAAGGAAGAAATCAAGCAAATCTACAAAATTCCCGATTACAAGCTATGGGAAATTCCTAATGGCATAAACGTGGGAAAAATAAAAAGGCAGATCAACCCCGGAGATGTGAAAAGACACTATGGTATCCATCCATGTCTTCCAGTAGTGCTTTTCACGGGAAGGATGTCCTATCAGAAAGGACCTGACCTGCTGGTGGAAGCTGCTGCTAGAGTCCTGAAGAAAAGGAATGCACAGTTTGTGCTTATAGGAGAGGGGGAAATGCGCTCTCAGTGCGAAAATCAGGCTCATAGGCTTGGCATTGGAAATTCCTGTAATTTCCTCGGGTACGCTCCGGATAATACCGTAATAGACTGGTTCAATGCCTGCGACCTCGTATGCGTGCCCAGCCGGAACGAGCCTTTTGGAATTGTGGTGCTTGAAGCCTGGGACGCAAGGAAACCTGTAGTTGCAAGTGACGCAGTTGCCCTTGTGGAAAATTTCAGAACAGGCGTTATTGCACATAAAGAGCCCTCTTCTATCGCCTGGGGACTTAATTATGTCCTTGAAGGGCTTGGACGCAACCGAATGGGAGAGAAAGGTTACGACCTTATTAAAAAGCGGTATAACTGGAAAACCATAGCTGAAAAAACTTTTGAAGTATACAAAACAGTAATCGAAAAACATGAGGTTGCGGCAGGAAAAGTCAGCTGA
- a CDS encoding DUF2150 family protein, whose protein sequence is MPEQEMNQVPPYEFYTQKRWENWLGRARESGFQIKESEDEAGKESAIFVNMVDDVILACLKVVARFDKGMLSRETALEILAEIRDIVLSDVEPISEDINLMIDSVQTSLMGALIAFECYVMGDYDEGTDIAELVKSAIEAESSDDLELALDYTAQCGALVLKGNSLPEEVMADLPYGIVAEWLDGIDSISAAMVGSDSYKEFDEEDEEDI, encoded by the coding sequence GTGCCTGAACAAGAAATGAACCAGGTCCCCCCCTATGAATTTTATACCCAAAAGCGCTGGGAAAACTGGCTCGGACGGGCAAGAGAGAGCGGTTTCCAGATTAAGGAGTCGGAAGACGAAGCTGGAAAAGAAAGTGCAATATTCGTAAATATGGTTGATGATGTGATTCTGGCCTGCCTGAAAGTGGTTGCACGCTTTGATAAGGGTATGCTCTCCAGAGAAACAGCTCTGGAGATACTGGCTGAGATCCGGGACATTGTACTTTCCGATGTCGAGCCAATTTCTGAAGATATCAACCTTATGATCGACTCTGTCCAGACCTCTCTTATGGGGGCTCTTATCGCCTTCGAATGCTATGTTATGGGCGACTATGATGAAGGAACCGATATTGCAGAGCTTGTAAAATCAGCCATTGAGGCAGAATCCTCGGACGACCTTGAGCTTGCTCTTGACTATACTGCACAATGCGGTGCGCTCGTGCTGAAAGGAAATAGCTTGCCTGAAGAGGTTATGGCCGATCTTCCCTACGGCATTGTTGCAGAATGGCTTGACGGAATTGATTCCATCTCGGCTGCAATGGTAGGAAGCGACAGCTACAAGGAATTTGATGAAGAGGATGAAGAGGATATATAA
- a CDS encoding UPF0179 family protein, producing MTESDTKITLIGSRLAREGLEFIFKGEMPECKKCRLKNTCLNLEPGRRYRVEKIRNKDIHECFLHDSGVLAVDVSKAPILTTLESRKAVDGARIMYEPPKCGKRGCEIYDICHPEGLLKGDKCKIVEVLENLDSKCEANYSLKKVKLSW from the coding sequence ATGACAGAAAGCGATACTAAAATAACACTTATCGGATCACGGCTTGCAAGGGAAGGACTGGAATTCATATTTAAAGGTGAGATGCCTGAATGTAAGAAATGCCGGCTGAAAAATACCTGTCTTAACCTTGAACCCGGACGCAGGTACAGAGTCGAAAAAATCCGGAACAAAGACATCCATGAATGTTTCCTGCATGATAGCGGCGTGCTTGCCGTAGATGTGAGCAAGGCGCCTATTCTGACTACGTTGGAGTCAAGAAAAGCAGTCGACGGGGCAAGAATTATGTATGAGCCTCCAAAATGTGGCAAGAGAGGATGTGAGATTTATGATATCTGTCACCCAGAGGGACTCTTAAAAGGCGATAAATGTAAAATTGTAGAGGTCCTTGAAAACCTTGATTCCAAGTGCGAAGCCAACTATTCACTGAAAAAGGTAAAACTGTCCTGGTGA